The Streptomyces sp. NBC_00483 genome contains the following window.
GTGGCGCAGGGCCAGGGCGGCGGTGAGGCCGCCGAGACCGCCGCCGACGACGGTGACTTCGTAGGACTGGCTGAGAGGCAAGACTCCTCCAGGGATGCTGCGTTGGGGTGGGGGACCGGGCTCAGCCTTCGACGAGGTGTCCGCCGGTGACGACGTCGGTGCCGTCCAGGCTGACGGTGCAGCCGCGCATCGCGATGTCGAGGTGGGCGTAGGAATCGCGCTGGAGGTGCGGGTGCGGACCCGTGGACCAGAGGAAGTTGCCGGCGAAGGCGCGGGCGTCCATGCCCATCAACTCGTCCTTGCCGTACATCGCGGTGGCGAACCAGTCGGCGGACTTCATCAGGCCCCAGCCCATGTGGGAGAGGCTGCGGGCCCACTTGTCGTGCGAGTCCTCGAAGAAGGTGTTCAGCAGCTTGGCCTCGGCGCCGCCGGTGACCTCCTGGATGTGGCCACCCGAGACATGGAGCGTGACGGGACGCTGGACGTACTCCTTGAACGGCAGCAGGATGTCGCCCTCCGCGAGCACGATCCGCCCGTCGGAGATCTCCGGCCAGCACAGCACCATGGTGCTCGGCCAGTGGTCCCAGCGGCCCGGGTCGTCGGCGAAGCCGGTCTGGAACTCCGGGTGGGAATCGGCCAGTTGGACCGTCAGGTCCGTGCCGGCCTCGGAGGTCACGCGCATGACGGAAGACGTACGGACCCGGTCCACGCCCTCCTGGACGCGCACCTTGTCCTGCTCGTTCGGCAGGTTGCGGATGAGGACGTCGGGCGCGTCGCAGACGAAGATGATGCGGGTGCCGGTCTTGAGGATGTCCTGTTGCAGCGGGGCGTGGATGAAGCCCTCGCGGGTCAGGTCCACGACCAGGTCGGCCGCCTTCAACAGCTCCTGCGCGGCAGTGTCGTTGAGGACGGATACGAGGCCGGGCCCTGCCCCGGTGTGGGTGCTGGGCAGCGGGGCCGGGCTGCCGCCGGGCACCGTGGCGGACACGACGTGGGCGCCGAGGCTCTTGGCGGCCCCGAACGCGGCGGCGACGTAGTCACCACGGCTGCCGGGCTCGGAGAGCACGACGACGTGCTCTCCCTCGCGGACCTTGCACAGCTGAAGTTCACGGGTGAAGGCGTCGAGGACGTCGACGGACGAGAAGTCGAACATCGGGTGTTCCTCCGGGAGACGAGCGCGGACGTACTGGGCACGTGCGGATGGTGCGGAGGGTGCGAGGGCATGCGGGATCACCGCGGCGGACGCCGTACGGGGGCGCCACCGGGGGTTCTGGCGAACCCGCCTGCCGAGATAATCCGAGCACGTACGATCTGGGAAATCAAGGGGCGGGTGGCGGGGGTGGGTGCGCGGGACGGTGTGGGCGTGCAGGGAGGTGGTTGTGGTAACCCGACAATGTCTCGCGGTGGAATCGGTCGACTCCTCGCCTGATGGGCCTGCTGCTGGCTGGCAAGATCGCAGGGAGGTCAGATCGGCAGCTATGTAGCATCTGAACAATGCAAGGAGGCTCGGGTGACTGGGAACGGTCATGTGCAGGTGACGGGCGTCGGCGCGATGACGCCGCTGGGAGCCGATGCGCCGACGACGTGGGCGGGGCTGCTGGACGGCACGTCGGGGGTGCGGCTCCTGGAGGAGGAGTGGGCCGCGGAGCTGCCCGTGGGTGTCGCGGCCGGACTCACCGTGGACCCGGCGTCGCTGCTTCCGCGGCCCGAGGCCAGGAAGCTGGACCGCGGTGAGCAGATGGCCCTCCTCAGCGCGCGCGAGGCATGGCAGGACGCCGGCGCCCCGCAGGTCGAGCCGGAGCGGCTCGCCGTCGTCATCGGCACTGGGACCGGCGGTGTGCTCACCACGCTGGGGCAGGACGACATCTTCGAAGCCTCCGGGATCCGCCGACTTTCACCCTTCACCGTCCCCATGCTGATGCCGAACGGGCCCGCGGCCTGGGTGAGCATGGACCTGGGTGCGAAGGGTGGCGCCAGGACCCCGGTGAGCGCGTGCGCGTCCGGGGCGGAGGCCCTCGCCATGGGGCAGGACCTGATCCGCGCCGGGCGGGCGGACGTGGTGGTCGCCGGTGGTGTGGAGGCGTGCCTGCACCCCTTCACCCTGGCGGCGTTCGCCCAGATGAAGGCCCTGTCGACGCGGTCCGACGACCCGGAGGCGGTGTCCCGCCCCTTCGACGTCGAGCGGTCCGGGTTCGTCATGGGCGAGGGCGCGGGCATGATGGTGCTCGAACGCCCCGAGTTCGCGCGGGCCCGCGGCGCACGCGTCCACGGCATGCTGGCCGGCAGCGCCGTGAGTTCGAGCGCCGACCACATCACGGCATCCGACGCGGACGGCCAGTCCTTCGCCATGGAACTGGCGCTGCGCGACGCCGACGTGACTCCGGCGGACATCGGGGTCGTGCACGCCCATGCCACGTCCACGGAGTCCGGTGACGTGGCGGAGGCCGAGGCGATCGGCCGCACGATCGGCAGGCACGCCGCGGTCACGGCGACCAAGTCGATGACCGGTCACATGCTGGGAGCGTCCGGGACGGTGGGCGCCATGGCCGCGTTGTTCGCGCTCAGGGACGGGGCGTTGCCGGCCACGCGCAACCTCGACACACTCGACCCGCGCGTGGACCTGGACGTGGTCTCCGGTGAGCGGCGCTCCGGGCAGTGGTCGGCGGCGCTGGCCAACTCGTTCGGGTTCGGCGGGCACAACGTGAGCCTGGTCTTCACGGGCTGACATCGGCCTGGTCTTCACTGGCTGACGTCAGTCCGGTCCTCACCGGGCGAGGAAGGTCCTACACACCGGCGCGGGCGACGAACAGCGGTTGGAAGAAGCCGGTTTCCTCCGGCGCTCGCCATGCGCGGTCGACGAACCCGGCTTCCGCCGCGAGCCCGGCAAGCCGCTCCTGACCGAGCGCCCAGTAGGAGGTCCGGCGCACCCGGACCCGCCAGTCTTCCCTCGCGTCCGGGAGGAGCTGGAAGTGCTCCAAGTCGTAGTGCTCGCCGTCGTCCTGCCAGTGCCAGAGCTGAAAGGTGACCGTCCGCCCCTCCTCGGAGCGGTGGACCTGCGGGGGCATCGACGCGGGGTGCTCGCGCAGCAGGTCCTCGTACGGGCGCGTGCTGGCCAGCAGCAGTCCGCCGGGGCGCAGTACGCGGCGCATCTCGGTGAGGCCGGTGCGTACGTCCTGCTCGGTGAGCAGGTGCGGCAGCGCGTTGTCGGCGCACACGACGACGTCGAACCGGCCGTCGGTGAAGGGGAGTTGCCGCATGTCGGCGGCGGCGGTGTGCAGCGGCAGCCCCCGGCTGGAGGCCTCACAGGCGGCGCGGGCCGTGGCGCGAGGGCTGATGTCGGTCCCGGTGACGCGGTGTCCGTGCAGGGCCAGGCCGATGGCCTGCGTGCCGATGCCGCAGGAGCAGTCGAGTACCGCGGCGCCCTCCCGGCCGATCACGGCGTCCAGGGCCGCGCCCTGCCGCCGGGCGCTCGCGTCCCAGTCCGGGTAGATCAGGTGGTAGTCGTCGGCCAGTTCGTCGTAGAAGCGCGCCACGGTGGGTTCGGACATGGCTGGAGGGTACCGGCGCCGTGCGCGTCACTTCTTGTTTCTGAGCCACTGCCCGAATGTCCGGCGCGGGGGACGGACCACCACGCTGCCGTGGGTCTTGTGGCCGACGAGCTCGATGCGCAGGGTGACAGGCACGTCCGGATCCCCGGGCCTGTGCCGCTGCTTGACCTTGCAGTGCGCCAGTTGCAGGGCGTCGGTGTCGACCACGATGCCCGGCTTCGTGATCAGCATCAGCCGCTTCCCGGTCATCGACGAGTCGATCACCAACGTGTCGTGGGTGAGCACGGCGTCGGTGAAATCGAGCGTCACCGCGCAGAAGGTCACCGCGAGTTCCAGCCTGCGCGGCACCACCCAGCGCCCCCGGCGTTCGATGGCGCCGCTGTGCGCCTGCTCGATCCGGACGACGTCCTTGGTCTCGGTCGCGGGCCGCAAGTCGGCGGTGAGCGGCGCCAGTTCGGCCAAGGTCCGCGCCGACAGGGCGACCTCGAGGCGCTCGTCCAGCTCCTCCGCCGTCAACAGGCCGTCCCCCGCCGCGACGCGCAGCACGTCCACGATCCGGTCCCGGTCGGCGTGCGAGGCCCGCAGCTCGGGCGACGATGGGCCGGCACCGGAGTCGCCCCCGGCGGGCGAGATCTCTCCCGACATGTTTCCCTCCTGGCGGCGGCCGTGGGTCGGTCGCCTCTGCTCCACCCGTGGCACCGTACCGTGGGCACCGCCTGCCGAGTACCGCGTGCCGAGTACCGCCCCTCCCGCCCGTGACAGGAGACCTTTCCCATGGCCGACACTGCCGATCCGGTCTGGAGCCTGATCCATCAGGAACGCGCCGCGCTCGCCGCCGACCTCGACGCGACGACGACTGCCCAGTGGGCGACGCCCTCGCTGTGCGCCGGGCTCAGCGTCCGTGAGGTGCTGGCGCATCTCACCGCGGGCGCGAGCCTCAACGCGGTGCGGTGGCTGGCCGGTGTGATCCGCTGCCGGTTCGACTTCGACAAGCAGGTCGCCGTGCGGCTGGCCGAGCAGTTGGGCGCGAGCCCCGCCGAGACACTGGAGCGGTTCCGCCGCATCGTCACCAGCACGACGAAGCCTCCCCTGCCCGTGATCGCCATGCTGGGGGAGACGCTCGTGCACGGGGAGGACATCCGGCGGCCCCTGGGGATCCGCCGCGCCTATCCGGTCGAGACGGTGACGAGGGTCGCCGAGTACTACCGGGGCACGGACCAGGTGGTGGTGGCGAAGGGGCGTATCGGCGGGCTCGAACTCGTCGCCACCGACGGCCCCTTCGCGACCGGCACCGGGCCATTGGTCACCGGCAGCACCGTGGCCCTGATGATGGCGATGACGGGACGCGCGGCCCACTGCGACGACCTGAAGGGCGACGGGGTCGAGGTGCTGCGCGGGCGCTGCGGGGGTGCGTGAGGCCGTAGGCCGGCCTCACGCGGCGGAGAAGGCGGCACGTACGTCGCCGACGTGCCGCACCCTGAACAGCCGCTACGCAAGCTCCGGTTGAGGGTCCGCCGTGCCCGCCTTCGGCAGGGGCGACGGCGGAGGCGGAGGCGTGGCCTGCGCGCTCCACTGCCTCGTCGTCCGTACGTAGAGGAGGACCACGGAGCCCGTCAGCACGAGCAGCAGCGGGCCGAACGCCCAGGGGTGTGCGGCCATGTGCGTCGGGAGGTAGCGGTAGGACACGAGCAGCATCGTGAGGACGGCCGCCCCGTAGCTCGCCATCAGCGTGGCCCGGCGGTCCCAGCCGCGGGAGAAGGCGCGCATCGACGCCTCGATGGACAGGGCGAAGACCGTCCCGGCGAGCAGGTCCACGCCGTAGTGGTAGCCGAAGCCCAGGG
Protein-coding sequences here:
- a CDS encoding beta-ketoacyl-[acyl-carrier-protein] synthase family protein, translating into MTGNGHVQVTGVGAMTPLGADAPTTWAGLLDGTSGVRLLEEEWAAELPVGVAAGLTVDPASLLPRPEARKLDRGEQMALLSAREAWQDAGAPQVEPERLAVVIGTGTGGVLTTLGQDDIFEASGIRRLSPFTVPMLMPNGPAAWVSMDLGAKGGARTPVSACASGAEALAMGQDLIRAGRADVVVAGGVEACLHPFTLAAFAQMKALSTRSDDPEAVSRPFDVERSGFVMGEGAGMMVLERPEFARARGARVHGMLAGSAVSSSADHITASDADGQSFAMELALRDADVTPADIGVVHAHATSTESGDVAEAEAIGRTIGRHAAVTATKSMTGHMLGASGTVGAMAALFALRDGALPATRNLDTLDPRVDLDVVSGERRSGQWSAALANSFGFGGHNVSLVFTG
- a CDS encoding class I SAM-dependent methyltransferase, which codes for MSEPTVARFYDELADDYHLIYPDWDASARRQGAALDAVIGREGAAVLDCSCGIGTQAIGLALHGHRVTGTDISPRATARAACEASSRGLPLHTAAADMRQLPFTDGRFDVVVCADNALPHLLTEQDVRTGLTEMRRVLRPGGLLLASTRPYEDLLREHPASMPPQVHRSEEGRTVTFQLWHWQDDGEHYDLEHFQLLPDAREDWRVRVRRTSYWALGQERLAGLAAEAGFVDRAWRAPEETGFFQPLFVARAGV
- a CDS encoding DUF1707 SHOCT-like domain-containing protein, whose product is MSGEISPAGGDSGAGPSSPELRASHADRDRIVDVLRVAAGDGLLTAEELDERLEVALSARTLAELAPLTADLRPATETKDVVRIEQAHSGAIERRGRWVVPRRLELAVTFCAVTLDFTDAVLTHDTLVIDSSMTGKRLMLITKPGIVVDTDALQLAHCKVKQRHRPGDPDVPVTLRIELVGHKTHGSVVVRPPRRTFGQWLRNKK
- a CDS encoding maleylpyruvate isomerase family mycothiol-dependent enzyme produces the protein MADTADPVWSLIHQERAALAADLDATTTAQWATPSLCAGLSVREVLAHLTAGASLNAVRWLAGVIRCRFDFDKQVAVRLAEQLGASPAETLERFRRIVTSTTKPPLPVIAMLGETLVHGEDIRRPLGIRRAYPVETVTRVAEYYRGTDQVVVAKGRIGGLELVATDGPFATGTGPLVTGSTVALMMAMTGRAAHCDDLKGDGVEVLRGRCGGA